Proteins from one Rosa chinensis cultivar Old Blush chromosome 7, RchiOBHm-V2, whole genome shotgun sequence genomic window:
- the LOC112180796 gene encoding uncharacterized protein LOC112180796 isoform X1, with amino-acid sequence MTLYLSSPPWLCRTSPPLPSYNNTNALFCRLSSTSVNFPKLITTKASSLGESESASGIAEDSVSELLDEDLLSIVSGAKDAQEVLKIFDETAERKNGGVVSVSDCCAIISAALKRNNPELALSVFYEMRASFDQGVDDNGRRWKWSRPDVSVYTSLILGLAASLRVSDALKMINSICRVGVSPAEEVPFGKVVRCPSCMIAVAVAQPQHGIQIASCAKCSYQYELVSGNIDSIASEEIGMDIPAWKRALRFLQILKQKIPAAVHSIVVQTPSGMARTHRFATETVDLPAQEGERVTIALAAPLSVYREVGPLKFSPKAPNFYPSEPICLTNHEDGRESQLLRAPTKDGSTLLTSPSMLFPIVAVLATGNAASGVIDPSLPQFLSVAALTSLAVGVTLKTLVLPQLNRLPQRVVDTVAIKQQLLSQYDKLQSRIKGLKEAAEKEVWMLARMCQLENKIYAVGEPSYRARRSKVKRVREGLENSLRGRIELIDSYARISSMIEIEVELDSDVLAAEQASNVENIAEQIQQTMELENLEERWRIQVEANDEAERLLSSEQNR; translated from the exons ATGACTTTATACCTCAGCTCCCCACCATGGCTCTGTCGTACATCTCCACCCCTCCCCTCTTATAACAACACCAACGCCTTGTTCTGCAGACTAAGCTCGACTTCTGTCAACTTCCCGAAGCTCATTACAACAAAGGCGTCGTCTTTGGGCGAGAGTGAAAGTGCTAGTGGGATTGCAGAGGACTCTGTTTCTGAGCTTTTGGACGAGGACTTGTTAAGTATAGTTTCGGGTGCTAAAGATGCCCAAGAAGTACTGAAGATATTTGATGAAACGGCAGAGAGAAAAAATGGAGGTGTAGTGAGTGTTTCTGATTGTTGTGCTATTATCTCTGCTGCCCTGAAAAGGAACAACCCTGAATTGGCTCTCTCTGTTTTTTACGAAATGCGGGCCAGTTTTGATCAAG GTGTTGATGACAATGGCCGGAGGTGGAAGTGGTCCAGACCAGATGTGAGTGTCTACACATCATTAATTCTGGGTCTGGCTGCATCATTGAGAGTTTCTGATGCCCTTAAGATGATCAACAGTATATGTCGAGTCGGAGTGTCTCCAGCTGAGGAG GTTCCATTTGGAAAAGTTGTGAGGTGTCCAAGCTGTATGATAGCTGTTGCTGTTGCACAACCGCAACATGGTATTCAG ATAGCATCCTGTGCAAAGTGCTCCTACcaatatgaacttgtttctggCAACATAGACAGTATTGCGTCAGAAGAAATCGG CATGGATATTCCAGCTTGGAAAAGGGCACTAAGATTCCTGCAGATATTGAAGCAAAAGATTCCTGCTGCTGTTCACTCCATTGTG GTACAAACCCCTTCAGGTATGGCTCGTACACATAGGTTTGCCACTGAAACAGTTGATCTCCCAGCACAGGAAGGAGAAAGGGTAACCATTGCTCTTGCAGCTCCATTAAGTGTATATAGAGAGGTGGGTCCCTTAAAATTTAGTCCAAAGGCCCCTAATTTTTACCCTAGTGAGCCTATCTGCCTGACAAACCATGAGGATGGCCGCGAGTCACAACTATTAAGAGCCCCTACAAAAGATGGTAGCACGTTGCTTACTAGCCCCTCCATGCTTTTTCCAATTGTTGCTGTTTTGGCCACCGGCAATGCTGCCTCCGGAGTTATAGACCCCAGCCTCCCTCAATTCCTTTCAGTCGCTGCACTAACGTCTCTTGCTGTTGGAGTTACTCTCAAAACGTTGGTTTTGCCCCAATTGAATCGT CTTCCTCAGAGAGTAGTGGATACAGTTGCGATCAAACAGCAGCTATTATCTCAATATGACAAGCTCCAATCTCGTATAAAGGGCCTCAAAGAAGCTGCTGAAAAAGAG GTCTGGATGTTGGCTCGGATGTGCCAGCTTGAGAACAAAATTTATGCTGTAGGAGAGCCTTCTTACCG TGCTCGGAGAAGTAAAGTCAAAAGGGTTCGAGAAGGCTTGGAAAATTCTCTCAGGGGAAGAATTGAGCTGATTGATAGCTATGCGAGG ATTTCTTCGATGATCGAAATTGAGGTAGAACTGGACTCTGATGTTCTTGCTGCTGAACAAGCAAGCAATGTG GAAAATATTGCAGAACAAATACAACAAACAATGGAACTAGAAAATCTTGAAGAG AGATGGAGAATACAAGTTGAAGCAAATGATGAGGCAGAAAGACTTCTTAGTTCTGAACAG AATCGATAG
- the LOC112180796 gene encoding uncharacterized protein LOC112180796 isoform X2 yields the protein MTLYLSSPPWLCRTSPPLPSYNNTNALFCRLSSTSVNFPKLITTKASSLGESESASGIAEDSVSELLDEDLLSIVSGAKDAQEVLKIFDETAERKNGGVVSVSDCCAIISAALKRNNPELALSVFYEMRASFDQGVDDNGRRWKWSRPDVSVYTSLILGLAASLRVSDALKMINSICRVGVSPAEEVPFGKVVRCPSCMIAVAVAQPQHGIQVQTPSGMARTHRFATETVDLPAQEGERVTIALAAPLSVYREVGPLKFSPKAPNFYPSEPICLTNHEDGRESQLLRAPTKDGSTLLTSPSMLFPIVAVLATGNAASGVIDPSLPQFLSVAALTSLAVGVTLKTLVLPQLNRLPQRVVDTVAIKQQLLSQYDKLQSRIKGLKEAAEKEVWMLARMCQLENKIYAVGEPSYRARRSKVKRVREGLENSLRGRIELIDSYARISSMIEIEVELDSDVLAAEQASNVENIAEQIQQTMELENLEERWRIQVEANDEAERLLSSEQNR from the exons ATGACTTTATACCTCAGCTCCCCACCATGGCTCTGTCGTACATCTCCACCCCTCCCCTCTTATAACAACACCAACGCCTTGTTCTGCAGACTAAGCTCGACTTCTGTCAACTTCCCGAAGCTCATTACAACAAAGGCGTCGTCTTTGGGCGAGAGTGAAAGTGCTAGTGGGATTGCAGAGGACTCTGTTTCTGAGCTTTTGGACGAGGACTTGTTAAGTATAGTTTCGGGTGCTAAAGATGCCCAAGAAGTACTGAAGATATTTGATGAAACGGCAGAGAGAAAAAATGGAGGTGTAGTGAGTGTTTCTGATTGTTGTGCTATTATCTCTGCTGCCCTGAAAAGGAACAACCCTGAATTGGCTCTCTCTGTTTTTTACGAAATGCGGGCCAGTTTTGATCAAG GTGTTGATGACAATGGCCGGAGGTGGAAGTGGTCCAGACCAGATGTGAGTGTCTACACATCATTAATTCTGGGTCTGGCTGCATCATTGAGAGTTTCTGATGCCCTTAAGATGATCAACAGTATATGTCGAGTCGGAGTGTCTCCAGCTGAGGAG GTTCCATTTGGAAAAGTTGTGAGGTGTCCAAGCTGTATGATAGCTGTTGCTGTTGCACAACCGCAACATGGTATTCAG GTACAAACCCCTTCAGGTATGGCTCGTACACATAGGTTTGCCACTGAAACAGTTGATCTCCCAGCACAGGAAGGAGAAAGGGTAACCATTGCTCTTGCAGCTCCATTAAGTGTATATAGAGAGGTGGGTCCCTTAAAATTTAGTCCAAAGGCCCCTAATTTTTACCCTAGTGAGCCTATCTGCCTGACAAACCATGAGGATGGCCGCGAGTCACAACTATTAAGAGCCCCTACAAAAGATGGTAGCACGTTGCTTACTAGCCCCTCCATGCTTTTTCCAATTGTTGCTGTTTTGGCCACCGGCAATGCTGCCTCCGGAGTTATAGACCCCAGCCTCCCTCAATTCCTTTCAGTCGCTGCACTAACGTCTCTTGCTGTTGGAGTTACTCTCAAAACGTTGGTTTTGCCCCAATTGAATCGT CTTCCTCAGAGAGTAGTGGATACAGTTGCGATCAAACAGCAGCTATTATCTCAATATGACAAGCTCCAATCTCGTATAAAGGGCCTCAAAGAAGCTGCTGAAAAAGAG GTCTGGATGTTGGCTCGGATGTGCCAGCTTGAGAACAAAATTTATGCTGTAGGAGAGCCTTCTTACCG TGCTCGGAGAAGTAAAGTCAAAAGGGTTCGAGAAGGCTTGGAAAATTCTCTCAGGGGAAGAATTGAGCTGATTGATAGCTATGCGAGG ATTTCTTCGATGATCGAAATTGAGGTAGAACTGGACTCTGATGTTCTTGCTGCTGAACAAGCAAGCAATGTG GAAAATATTGCAGAACAAATACAACAAACAATGGAACTAGAAAATCTTGAAGAG AGATGGAGAATACAAGTTGAAGCAAATGATGAGGCAGAAAGACTTCTTAGTTCTGAACAG AATCGATAG
- the LOC112177423 gene encoding cytochrome b561 and DOMON domain-containing protein At3g61750, with translation MGNYSKYFIAMFYVFIKMMILLLEPKKNQMVNAADMNNTTVVVPHFCATDSTPLHEPYKDIRKFICSSLDWHGYSIAFWKDEHDVVTIVLSGMYEMNWIGVGVSRDGKMVGASAVVGWLRGKDSNSSVIKKYFLEGQSSDQFVPDKGDLEFGKAAPTMLLQDTTIYLAFQLQFANGITRQPFIFAAGIGKPGDNNILPKYAFNTSMTVDFSKG, from the exons ATGGGTAATTATTCCAAGTACTTCATAGCTATGTTCTATGTATTCATAAAGATGATGATACTGTTATTAGAGCCAAAGAAGAACCAAATGGTGAATGCAGCGGATATGAACAATACAACTGTTGTGGTGCCTCATTTTTGTGCTACAGATTCAACTCCTCTTCACGAACCCTATAAGGATATCCGGAAATTCATCTGTTCATCGCTTGATTGGCACGGCTACAGTATCGCC TTCTGGAAAGATGAACATGATGTTGTTACAATAGTACTATCGGGTATGTATGAAATGAACTGGATTGGAGTTGGAGTATCGCGAGATGGGAAAATGGTGGGTGCGAGTGCTGTGGTGGGATGGCTGCGAGGCAAAGACAGCAACTCCAGCGTTATAAAGAAGTACTTTTTGGAGGGTCAGTCGAGTGATCAATTTGTGCCAGATAAAGGTGATCTGGAATTCGGCAAAGCTGCTCCTACAATGCTTCTTCAAGACACAACCATTTACCTGGCATTTCAACTTCAATTTGCAAACGGTATTACTCGTCAACCTTTTATATTTGCTGCTGGAATAGGAAAGCCTGGTGACAACAACATCCTACCAAAGTACGCCTTTAATACCTCCATGACAGTTGATTTCTCTAAAGGTTAG
- the LOC112176805 gene encoding uncharacterized protein LOC112176805, which translates to MAAGKPLTTEAIALTEKKMDMALDDIIKMAKVAPKGKKQRRVSNKSQTFLKGTAQDKPTKLRRFMDTRSSLRQGVLAQRRSNFQGNQFPIATEAARKAAVVPLRNRAFNRNRVPNWKPRAGAPNQRRAGNVGFGTKLSPQQQPQQRQQQQENVVANQRPQTLDLLFANMKEQRMRAQPPHQNNAVPQRNRGQPRLPWGRGGRFGN; encoded by the exons ATGGCGGCCGGTAAACCCCTTACAACTGAGGCCATTGCTCTTACAGAGAAGAAGATGGACATGGCATTAG ATGACATTATTAAAATGGCCAAAGTTGCTCCCAAGGGTAAGAAGCAACGGAGGGTTTCG AACAAAAGTCAGACTTTTCTTAAGGGCACTGCTCAAGATAAACCAACAAAGCTACGTCGCTTTATGGACACAAGATCATCCCTTAGACAG GGGGTTCTGGCTCAGAGAAGGTCAAACTTCCAGGGGAACCAATTCCCGATTGCAACTGAGGCTGCTCGGAAGGCAGCAGTTGTTCCTCTTCGCAATAGAGCTTTTAATCGTAACAGGGTGCCTAACTGGAAACCAAG GGCTGGTGCTCCTAATCAGAGAAGGGCTGGAAATGTTGGCTTTGGCACCAAG CTTTCCCCACAGCAGCAGCCGCAGCAGCGTCAGCAGCAGCAAGAGAATGTAGTTGCTAATCAGAGGCCTCAAACACTTGATTTGCTGTTTGCAAACATGAAGGAGCAAAGGATGAGGGCCCAACCACCACACCAGAACAATGCCGTACCACAACGTAATAGGGGCCAGCCAAGGCTCCCTTGGGGAAGAGGCGGGCGATTTGGCAACTAA
- the LOC112177837 gene encoding nucleoside diphosphate kinase 3 — protein sequence MSSQLFRSASRAARSFLSAPKTSRFFSEGQAVATAAAVTLRGKVPAFASKFGRAGSENASWVSAALAVPAAAYMLLDQEVHAAEYERTFIAIKPDGVQRGLISEIIARFERKGFKLVGIKVVVPSKDFAQKHYHDLKERPFFSGLCDFLSSGPVIAMVWEGEGVIKYGRKLIGATDPQKSEPGTIRGDLAVVVGRNIIHGSDGPETAKDEINLWFKPNELVSYTSNSEKWVYGVN from the exons ATGAGCTCTCAGCTTTTCAGATCCGCTTCCAGAGCTGCCAGGTCCTTCCTCTCTGCTCCCAAGACCTCTCGCTTCTTCTCCG AAGGACAAGCTGTAGCTACTGCAGCAGCAGTAACCTTACGTGGAAAGGTGCCTGCCTTTGCTTCCAAATTTGGAAGAGCTGGTTCTGAAAATGCATCTTGGGTATCAGCAGCCCTCGCTGTTCCTGCTGCAG CTTACATGCTCCTGGACCAGGAGGTTCATGCTGCAGAG TATGAGCGCACTTTCATTGCTATCAAGCCTGACGGAGTTCAAAGAGGACTG ATTTCAGAAATCATAGCTCGATTTGAGAGGAAGGGTTTCAAACTTGTAGGCATTAAAGTAGTTGTTCCTTCAAAGGATTTCGCACAGAAGCATTATCATGATCTAAAGGAAAGACCATTTTTCAGTGGCCTTTGCGACTTCCTTAGCTCTGGACCTGTGATTGCTATG GTCTGGGAAGGAGAAGGAGTGATCAAGTATGGCCGTAAACTCATTGGAGCTACAGACCCACAAAAATCAGAACCAGGAACTATCAGAGGTGATCTGGCTGTTGTTGTTGGGAG AAATATCATTCACGGTAGTGATGGTCCGGAGACTGCTAAAGACGAAATCAACCTGTGGTTTAAACCAAATGAGTTGGTTAGCTACACCAGCAATTCAGAGAAGTGGGTGTATGGAGTCAACTAG